The following proteins are co-located in the Candidatus Nitrotoga sp. AM1P genome:
- a CDS encoding cobalamin-binding protein gives MSAKSEDESNFIVVKHAIFFCLLLFCVTSQAATPFTVTDASGTQIVFATPPQRIISLAPNLTELAYAAGMGSHMVAVTVYSDYPQQAKQLPQIGDAFRLDWERLVALKPDLVLAWGSSLSSRDRAIFEKLKLKVLVLEPRRLDDIPKVLRLLGRIAGTEPAAEAAAHAFVQQLDTLRRQYAGRTKVRAYFQIAAAPLLTVNDAHIISDVLRLCGAQNVFAAVPLLTPAISNEALVKENPQVMLAVAATYEQEEETKRIWRELPLIAVRQGRTAFIHPDLISRSTPRILLGAKRICEQIESVRY, from the coding sequence ATGAGTGCGAAAAGCGAGGATGAAAGTAATTTTATTGTTGTAAAGCATGCCATTTTTTTCTGCTTACTGCTGTTTTGTGTAACTTCGCAGGCCGCGACACCATTTACTGTCACCGATGCCAGTGGCACGCAAATAGTATTCGCCACACCGCCACAGCGCATCATCTCTCTAGCTCCCAACCTTACCGAACTCGCTTATGCCGCAGGCATGGGCAGTCATATGGTGGCGGTTACGGTGTACAGTGACTATCCACAACAAGCCAAACAACTGCCGCAAATAGGTGATGCATTTCGTCTCGACTGGGAGCGTTTGGTCGCGTTAAAACCCGATCTGGTGCTTGCATGGGGCAGCAGCTTGTCATCGCGTGACCGCGCCATATTTGAAAAGCTGAAGTTGAAAGTGCTGGTACTGGAACCCCGCCGTCTTGATGATATTCCCAAAGTATTACGCTTGCTGGGGCGCATCGCCGGCACTGAGCCAGCAGCCGAAGCTGCTGCGCACGCCTTCGTACAGCAGCTTGATACCTTACGCCGGCAATATGCTGGGCGCACTAAGGTGCGCGCCTATTTTCAAATAGCTGCAGCGCCGCTGCTTACGGTAAATGACGCACATATCATCAGTGATGTGCTGCGTTTGTGTGGTGCACAGAACGTATTTGCTGCTGTACCCTTGCTGACTCCTGCCATTTCGAATGAGGCATTGGTAAAAGAAAATCCGCAGGTGATGCTGGCTGTCGCCGCCACGTATGAACAGGAAGAAGAGACGAAAAGAATATGGCGCGAGTTGCCGTTGATTGCGGTCCGGCAAGGCCGTACGGCTTTCATCCACCCCGATCTGATCAGCCGCTCCACGCCGCGCATTTTGCTTGGTGCAAAACGGATATGTGAACAGATAGAGTCAGTTCGGTATTAA
- a CDS encoding 3-deoxy-7-phosphoheptulonate synthase — protein MILILSSNTDQQSADYQQLIGYLARLSDIQMRVHVERGAEQVLTEIYLIGNTKPLDIKDMQSLPCVERVVRVSEEYRILGQHKDDPRPTYFDYNGVRFGQDTLNVFAGLCAVDNAEHVEIMLKALRDNGQVCTRMGAYKPRTSPYAFQGHGKNCLPFVFDLAGKYGIKVIAMEITHESHLNEIRAALQQTGNPTGVMLQIGTRNTQNFELLKIVGRQQEFPVLLKRGFGITLDESLNAAEYLASEGNRNVVFGLRGMKTNMGDPHRNLVDFAHVPVVKRLTRMPVCIDPSHSVGTRSAAPDGILDLMHITAQGVMAGANMVLVDFHPVPLKALVDGPQALLLKELPHFLEDVQITRDAYLKRVALAQRFAQ, from the coding sequence ATGATATTGATTCTTTCTTCCAATACAGATCAACAAAGTGCGGACTACCAGCAACTAATTGGGTATCTCGCCAGATTGTCGGATATCCAGATGCGCGTGCATGTTGAGCGCGGTGCAGAGCAGGTATTAACCGAGATTTATCTAATCGGTAACACCAAGCCGTTAGACATCAAGGACATGCAAAGTTTGCCCTGTGTCGAACGTGTGGTGCGCGTGTCGGAGGAATATCGTATCCTGGGGCAGCATAAAGACGACCCGCGTCCAACGTATTTCGACTATAACGGCGTGCGCTTTGGCCAGGACACGCTCAACGTGTTCGCCGGACTTTGTGCGGTGGACAACGCCGAACATGTCGAGATCATGTTAAAAGCATTGCGCGATAATGGCCAGGTTTGCACGCGTATGGGTGCATACAAGCCGCGCACCAGTCCCTATGCTTTTCAGGGGCATGGCAAGAATTGTTTGCCTTTTGTTTTCGATTTGGCGGGAAAGTACGGCATCAAGGTGATTGCGATGGAAATTACGCATGAGTCGCATCTCAATGAAATCCGCGCCGCATTGCAGCAGACCGGCAACCCTACTGGCGTGATGCTACAGATCGGCACACGCAATACACAGAATTTCGAGCTGCTGAAAATCGTTGGGCGTCAGCAGGAATTTCCGGTGCTGCTTAAACGCGGTTTCGGCATCACGTTGGACGAATCACTCAACGCCGCTGAATATCTGGCGTCTGAAGGCAATCGCAATGTGGTGTTCGGTTTGCGTGGTATGAAGACTAACATGGGCGATCCGCACCGTAACTTGGTGGATTTTGCGCATGTGCCGGTAGTCAAGCGTCTGACCCGGATGCCTGTGTGCATTGATCCATCGCATTCAGTTGGCACGCGTAGTGCTGCGCCCGATGGCATTCTCGATTTGATGCATATCACCGCGCAGGGGGTCATGGCTGGCGCCAATATGGTGCTGGTGGATTTCCATCCCGTTCCCTTAAAGGCTCTGGTGGATGGGCCACAGGCATTATTGCTGAAAGAATTGCCTCATTTTCTTGAGGACGTACAAATCACACGTGATGCGTATCTCAAGCGTGTGGCATTGGCGCAACGTTTTGCGCAGTGA
- a CDS encoding pyrimidine 5'-nucleotidase, producing MSRLVWIFDLDNTLHNAVPHIFPHINRSMNAYLQQHLKLDEQTANELRMHYWQRYGATLSGMMRHHATDPDHFLWHTHQFPQLPQMVLCEARLRHVLKRLPGKKLVFSNAPQHYAQAVLQLLCIDDLFDDVFAIEHTCYQPKPQLAGFIRLLRKHRLNPARCVMVEDSAENLQTAKRLGMLTVWVNATSRLPAYVDVKIRDVMKLPRILSRLNSSGTT from the coding sequence ATGAGTCGACTCGTCTGGATTTTTGATCTGGACAACACTTTGCACAACGCTGTGCCGCACATTTTTCCGCACATTAACCGCAGTATGAACGCTTACCTGCAACAGCATCTGAAGCTGGATGAACAGACAGCGAACGAATTGAGAATGCATTACTGGCAACGTTACGGTGCGACCCTAAGTGGCATGATGCGGCACCATGCCACCGACCCCGATCATTTTCTGTGGCATACACACCAGTTTCCGCAGCTACCGCAGATGGTATTGTGTGAAGCACGCTTGCGTCATGTGTTGAAAAGATTGCCGGGCAAGAAATTGGTATTTTCCAACGCACCGCAGCATTATGCACAGGCCGTGCTGCAATTGTTGTGCATAGACGATTTGTTCGATGATGTGTTCGCCATTGAGCATACGTGTTACCAACCCAAACCACAGTTAGCAGGTTTCATACGATTGCTACGCAAGCATCGTTTGAATCCGGCGCGTTGCGTGATGGTGGAAGATAGTGCGGAAAACCTGCAGACTGCCAAACGTCTGGGGATGCTTACCGTGTGGGTGAATGCTACGTCCCGATTGCCGGCATATGTGGATGTAAAGATTCGTGATGTGATGAAGTTGCCGCGTATTTTATCGCGGCTGAATTCAAGTGGAACGACCTAA
- the argB gene encoding acetylglutamate kinase, with protein sequence MSLTSATAFQKAHTLSEALPYIKRFFDKTIVIKYGGNAMTDPKLQESFARDVVLLKLVGMNPVVVHGGGPQINDLLQRIGKQGEFVQGMRVTDEETMDVVEMALGKVNKDIVNLINRHGGKAVGLTGQDSSFIRADKMLLESHDEPGKLLDIGLVGEINLIDPSIINFLDSGDFIPVIAPIAVGPDGETLNINADVVAGKLAEVLKAEKLVLLTNTPGVLDKSGKLLTGLTPKQIDELVVDGTLSGGMLPKISSALDAARGGVRSVHIIDGRVEHALLLEILTDEGVGTLIKSK encoded by the coding sequence ATGTCACTTACCTCTGCCACCGCCTTCCAGAAAGCTCATACGCTGTCTGAGGCGTTGCCATACATCAAACGGTTTTTTGATAAAACTATCGTAATCAAATATGGCGGCAATGCCATGACCGACCCTAAGCTGCAGGAAAGTTTTGCGCGCGATGTGGTATTGCTCAAGCTGGTCGGCATGAACCCGGTAGTGGTTCATGGTGGTGGGCCGCAGATCAACGACCTGCTTCAGCGCATTGGTAAGCAAGGGGAATTCGTCCAAGGCATGCGCGTCACGGATGAGGAGACCATGGATGTGGTCGAAATGGCGCTGGGCAAGGTCAACAAAGACATCGTCAATTTGATTAATCGGCATGGGGGCAAGGCGGTGGGGCTGACCGGGCAGGATTCCTCGTTTATCCGTGCGGACAAGATGCTGCTGGAGAGCCACGATGAGCCGGGCAAGTTGCTGGACATCGGTCTGGTAGGAGAGATTAATTTGATTGATCCATCGATTATAAATTTTCTCGATTCTGGTGATTTTATTCCGGTCATTGCCCCGATTGCTGTCGGGCCGGATGGTGAGACACTGAACATTAATGCCGACGTAGTGGCGGGCAAATTGGCGGAAGTGCTGAAAGCAGAAAAACTGGTATTGTTAACTAACACGCCCGGCGTGCTGGACAAGAGCGGCAAGCTGCTTACTGGTCTGACACCGAAACAGATTGATGAACTGGTGGTGGACGGTACGCTGTCCGGCGGCATGTTACCCAAGATCAGTTCGGCGCTGGACGCCGCACGCGGGGGAGTGAGGTCGGTACACATCATTGATGGCCGCGTGGAACATGCGCTGTTGCTGGAAATTCTGACTGATGAAGGTGTGGGTACGCTGATTAAAAGTAAATGA
- a CDS encoding copper chaperone PCu(A)C, translating to MRYAIAIVMLFCAVQAWAENVVVSDASARATAPGQESATVRFSITSKKEARLVAIVSPIAGAVEIHSMTHDNGVMKMRAIEFLQLPAGKMVKLGASGNHVMLLNLKNSLKAGDNVPLTITVEFADKRKEKINVNAEVKSLSPSHNKHEQHTH from the coding sequence ATGCGTTACGCAATTGCAATCGTCATGCTGTTTTGTGCGGTACAAGCATGGGCAGAAAATGTGGTAGTGAGCGATGCCTCGGCGCGCGCCACGGCCCCGGGACAAGAAAGCGCCACAGTACGGTTTTCCATCACCAGCAAGAAAGAAGCAAGGCTGGTGGCGATTGTCAGCCCGATTGCGGGTGCAGTCGAGATTCATAGCATGACGCATGATAACGGTGTAATGAAAATGCGTGCCATTGAATTTCTGCAGCTACCTGCAGGAAAGATGGTTAAGTTGGGAGCGAGTGGTAATCATGTAATGCTGCTTAACCTCAAGAATTCGCTTAAAGCGGGTGACAATGTGCCACTTACCATTACCGTGGAATTCGCTGATAAGCGTAAGGAAAAGATTAATGTGAATGCCGAAGTTAAATCACTCAGCCCAAGCCACAATAAGCACGAGCAACATACCCATTAG
- a CDS encoding HDOD domain-containing protein: MSTNSIYVVPSNQNIDLRQAVKNINVLPAMPVIAQKLLALQINSDENERKMLMLIEQDPQISAKIIGLSNSAMLGSARKTTSVKEAAILLGMNRVKSIATGIAIMSLSTKVSTGKFKAQDLWLHSFGIAFAMLGIARAMPAKIRPKDDQVFLAGILHDIGYLALAFLDPKRSDDLHALLSAKSDRPVLSIEREMLEICHDELGAELARHWNLPDEIIAVLRYHHTSDVAEAAAGQPIVHMISLAEKLLASFGINEHVDTHISDEDWEVLGIDPSKAEEISVQVAEQAEQAAAVY, translated from the coding sequence ATGTCGACCAACAGCATATATGTAGTTCCCAGCAACCAAAATATTGATCTACGACAGGCTGTCAAGAATATTAATGTACTGCCCGCCATGCCGGTCATTGCGCAAAAACTGCTGGCGCTACAGATCAACAGTGACGAAAACGAACGGAAAATGTTAATGCTAATCGAGCAAGACCCGCAGATCTCAGCAAAAATTATCGGGCTATCCAATTCAGCAATGCTTGGCTCCGCACGAAAAACAACCTCAGTAAAAGAGGCTGCGATATTATTAGGCATGAACCGTGTCAAATCGATTGCAACTGGCATCGCCATCATGTCCTTGTCGACCAAAGTATCCACGGGTAAATTTAAGGCACAGGATCTTTGGTTGCATAGCTTTGGTATTGCGTTTGCCATGCTCGGCATCGCCCGTGCCATGCCCGCAAAAATCCGCCCTAAGGATGATCAAGTTTTTTTGGCTGGCATACTGCACGACATAGGCTATCTTGCACTCGCTTTTCTGGATCCAAAACGGAGCGATGACCTGCATGCCCTCTTGTCAGCAAAATCTGATCGTCCTGTACTGAGTATAGAACGGGAAATGCTGGAAATATGCCACGACGAATTGGGTGCGGAGCTAGCGCGCCACTGGAATTTGCCGGATGAAATTATTGCCGTGTTGCGCTACCACCATACATCGGATGTAGCCGAAGCGGCAGCGGGACAACCAATAGTACACATGATCAGCCTGGCAGAAAAATTGCTGGCTTCCTTTGGTATTAATGAACACGTCGATACCCACATCAGCGACGAGGATTGGGAAGTTTTGGGCATCGATCCAAGTAAGGCAGAGGAAATCAGTGTACAAGTAGCTGAGCAAGCGGAACAGGCGGCAGCAGTATATTGA
- a CDS encoding D-alanyl-D-alanine carboxypeptidase family protein, translating into MKFALSFLIALLFPLFAQAQLTSLPPAPVLAAKSYLLYDFTSNQILVDQNGNERTEPASITKLMTAYLTFNSLRLNKLSLNQTVVPSEAALRTQGVESRMFLDKNKPVTIAELLRGLIVQSGNDAARVLAITLAGSEENFAKLMNQEAQRLSMNNTHYINATGLPHPQHYSSAYDTALLAAAIVRDFPEHYPIYSLREYQYNHINQANRNRLLWMDPYVDGMKTGHTESAGFCLVASAKRDQRRLISVVLGTASDNLRATESQKLLNYGFQNFESVRLYQKNEPVANLRLWKGTESKVKVGFRSDLFLSIPTGQLAQLKATMETQQPLVAPIAGGQKIGMIKITLGGKPYAEYKLVALEPVPLANVFSRGWDSIRLLFK; encoded by the coding sequence ATGAAGTTTGCGCTGTCGTTTCTTATCGCTCTGTTATTTCCATTGTTTGCCCAGGCACAGCTAACCAGCCTGCCGCCTGCTCCAGTGCTGGCAGCCAAATCCTATCTGCTATACGACTTTACCAGTAATCAGATTCTGGTCGACCAAAACGGCAATGAACGCACCGAACCAGCATCCATTACCAAATTGATGACTGCCTACCTGACCTTCAACTCCCTCAGGCTGAACAAATTATCGCTGAACCAGACAGTAGTCCCTTCAGAAGCAGCACTGCGCACCCAAGGCGTGGAGTCACGCATGTTTCTAGACAAAAATAAACCCGTGACGATTGCAGAATTACTGCGTGGCCTCATCGTACAGTCTGGTAACGATGCCGCGCGTGTGTTGGCAATCACCCTAGCTGGCAGCGAAGAAAACTTCGCCAAACTAATGAACCAGGAAGCACAACGACTGAGCATGAACAATACGCATTACATCAACGCCACCGGGTTGCCACACCCACAGCACTATTCCAGTGCATATGACACAGCGCTACTTGCCGCTGCTATAGTGCGCGACTTTCCCGAGCACTATCCGATTTATAGCTTGCGTGAATATCAATACAATCATATCAATCAAGCCAACCGCAACCGCTTATTGTGGATGGATCCCTATGTGGATGGAATGAAAACGGGACATACAGAAAGTGCAGGATTCTGTTTAGTGGCTTCGGCAAAGCGCGACCAGCGGCGGCTAATATCAGTGGTGCTGGGCACAGCATCCGACAACTTGCGAGCTACCGAAAGCCAGAAACTACTAAATTACGGCTTCCAAAATTTTGAATCCGTGCGCCTGTATCAGAAGAACGAACCGGTTGCCAACTTACGTTTATGGAAAGGTACCGAGAGCAAAGTCAAAGTGGGATTCCGCAGCGATCTATTCCTGTCCATCCCAACAGGGCAACTTGCACAATTGAAGGCAACCATGGAAACACAGCAGCCTCTTGTGGCACCGATTGCCGGTGGGCAAAAAATCGGTATGATAAAAATTACTCTGGGCGGCAAACCCTATGCCGAATACAAGCTGGTGGCGCTGGAGCCTGTGCCGCTGGCCAATGTATTTTCGCGCGGCTGGGACAGTATCCGCTTACTTTTCAAATAA